Below is a window of Deltaproteobacteria bacterium DNA.
CGAATCAGTGTCTATCCATAAAGCAGGCAATTTTGTTCAAGGTCAAGGAAGGCGAAGATTTTAACCGCAGGAATACATATTGAAGTATTTTGAGGATTAAAATCTGAGCCTGACCTGTCTGCCGTGCCTGCCTGTCCCGTCGGAACGGCAGATAGGCCCGGCACAGGCAGGCGCAGAGATTGGGGAAAAGGGGCATTTATGGATGGACACTAATCAAGTATCCGGTGTTTTTCAACCTTGATCCTCCTTGAAGGACAAAAAAACATCTGAACTTCGGGAATATTTTATTTCATGCGCTTGGATGCTTACCAAAGTGCAAAAGAAGAGATCAAGAGGTCGGCGGATATCGTCGAACTGGTTGGGCAATATGTACAACTAAAGCGGGGGGGGCGGAACTTTATCGGTCTCTGTCCTTTTCACTCGGAAAAGGACCCTTCATTCACCGTCAATCCTGAACGACAAATTTTTCATTGTTTCGGATGTAAAAAGGGTGGAGACATTTTCGCCTTTTGGATGGAATACCACAAGGTCTCCTTCCCTCAGGCCGTAAAAGATCTGGCCGAAAGGTACCATGTGGCCTTGCCGGAAAAACCCATGAGTTCTTACCAGAGGGAAAAAAAGGCCCAGAGGGATTCCCTTTATGACCTGAATGAACAGGCGGCCCAATATTACCAGGCCATATTGAAAGAGGCTCCGGAAGGGGCCCACGGCCGGAAATACCTTGATCAGAGGGGAATTTCCAAGGATTTGGTCATCGAATTCAGGATCGGGTACGCCACGGGAGAATGGAACGGGTTGACGCGGAGACTTCTTGCCCAGGGCGTGAATATGGACACTGCAGTTCAAGCCGGCCTGGTGATCCCTAAAAAAAGCGGCGGGTATTACGATCGGTTCCGGGGGCGGATTGTCTTTCCAATCCTGGACATGAAAAAAAGGGTGCTCGGGTTCGGAGCAAGAGTCCTGGATGACTCCTTGCCCAAGTACCTGAATTCTCCGGAAAGTCCTATCTTCCACAAGGGGAAGGCCCTCTATGGGATCCACGCCGCGTACCCGGCCATTCGAGAAAGCGGGAGCGCCGTTATCGTAGAGGGTTATACGGATGTCCTGGCCCTTCGGAAACATGGATTTAACGGAGCCGTTGCCACTCTTGGAACCGCTTTGACCCGAGATCACATCAGGATGCTTAAGGGATACGCCAGGGAGGCAGTTGTGGTTTTCGACG
It encodes the following:
- a CDS encoding DNA primase; its protein translation is MRLDAYQSAKEEIKRSADIVELVGQYVQLKRGGRNFIGLCPFHSEKDPSFTVNPERQIFHCFGCKKGGDIFAFWMEYHKVSFPQAVKDLAERYHVALPEKPMSSYQREKKAQRDSLYDLNEQAAQYYQAILKEAPEGAHGRKYLDQRGISKDLVIEFRIGYATGEWNGLTRRLLAQGVNMDTAVQAGLVIPKKSGGYYDRFRGRIVFPILDMKKRVLGFGARVLDDSLPKYLNSPESPIFHKGKALYGIHAAYPAIRESGSAVIVEGYTDVLALRKHGFNGAVATLGTALTRDHIRMLKGYAREAVVVFDADTAGKHAALRSLPLFLDEGFPARVLVLPEGEDPDSYVHKNGLDGFLKLLERAVPLFDFVIELNLTQAGDQIEYRVQALKEMFPILSNLKNEAQRSLYIRRMAEKSGVEERALGVEFGKFLSYSRDIRGREATEIQPDPCDRLKGLDDHYLLNLLVHHPHTVPRLLNCRLLLSNPAVIEIFQVVAEILEREGDFSSDLVREKLHGDEAKALLRETELEPSFFPEHMVEQALKDFENKVFKAEMAAIKKSAREKSDLAELNRLLAAKRRLEDRVF